Below is a genomic region from Spirochaetota bacterium.
ACGGCGAAGACGGTTTTTCTCCCGTATTCGGCGGGGGAAAAGTGAAATCACACGAGGAAAACCGATTTACTCACGATATAAACAGGGGTTTCAGTCATGAAGGAAAAAAATGGGTCGATTGTCCGACATGCGGTTCAAAGGGGACAATAAAGTATGTGCGCAACAGAAAGGAAGTCGTTGAACCTCAAGGATACGGGAAAATAATCGTTAAGAACCTGGACGGATATTTCTGTTCGGCGTGCGGAGACGGTTTCTACACGCGAAAATCGATGAATCTCTTCAACTCGGCCGTAGCCTATGGGAAGGCAAGGCAGGATTCGCATAGAGTCGTCGTCGGCGATTTGCTGGAAGTCAGTTCGGTGGCCGGGAGGCTGGATGTCACAAGTCAGCGAGTACATCAAATGATGAAGGAAGGGAAACTGCACTACGTGATCGTAGGCAAGTACAGAATCCCCACCCGGCGCAATGAAAAAATATTCCCCGGTTTGAGAAAGAAAATCCATGAAAATTCAAAGCATCGTCATTCCGTACATAGGAATAAGCGCGCGGTGTGGTTTAAAACAGGCGGGGAGCCATTGGCGTCTCCGCCCCCCCGGCGTTCATTCCGCTCCACGTAGCGTCCATGTGTCGCCTCGTAGCGTTCACTCCGCGTCCTCTTGCGCTTCAGGCGGCCGCGCGGTATACTGCCGGT
It encodes:
- a CDS encoding YgiT-type zinc finger protein; this translates as MKSHEENRFTHDINRGFSHEGKKWVDCPTCGSKGTIKYVRNRKEVVEPQGYGKIIVKNLDGYFCSACGDGFYTRKSMNLFNSAVAYGKARQDSHRVVVGDLLEVSSVAGRLDVTSQRVHQMMKEGKLHYVIVGKYRIPTRRNEKIFPGLRKKIHENSKHRHSVHRNKRAVWFKTGGEPLASPPPRRSFRST